The Euwallacea fornicatus isolate EFF26 chromosome 14, ASM4011564v1, whole genome shotgun sequence nucleotide sequence TACCCCACGTGCGCTTTGGATTTGACCCCCACGTACGCGGTCGTTTCCAGCTGCATATCTTTCTACGTTCCTTGTATTGTCATGTTAGGCaagtagtttttatttaacctCCTCGGAGGGCTTGTAGAACCCCATTTACATTACGGGCTGTTTTGTTTCGTTTAAAGGATCGAAACGTATAGAAGAAAATCTAATATTGCGCAATGCCTagagcaataaattttatattggacTTGCACTTTCCGATATCTCTATTTACTACATATATCAGGTCTCGGTTCTTATTTGCGAGGCCATAAATTTATCAGTGTTTCCTTTTCAATGCAAATGATAGCTTAAGTGAGAGATGGGAATTTGAGCCCCAATGACCTTAAATCAACTGCCAAAAGCGATTTTGTCTATTTTTGTCCTAAAAGGGAGCGGAATGAACAAGAAGTTGGATAATGCATGTCGATTAAAATGAATGCTCGGGAATCTGTGCACGTAAAGAATACTTTCGATCTGGTTCACACGCTGattgaacttttttattgaagaacTTGGTAACTCGATCGTTTAGCTTGGAATGGTgacaaaaaatatctaaaagtGTTTTATGTCATACAAGACCTCTCCGCATATAAGAAGTGACCGTTAAGGTACTGGCCGTACGGGACAATCGAATTGGAGCATCCATTTGTGAGTTCCGCGTAACCCAAGTTTTTTACAGAGTTCTCTTGAAAACTGGCTCGATGTGGGgataaattgttgaaaaaaaaacaggattGAGTTCATTCAATAGGGTCAGCAGAGACGCTATACAGGATGTATTTAAAACGCACCACTTGagttttctgatattttgTAATGGAGGTTCGGGATTTCCATGAAAGTTATTGTGAGCAATGACTCAGTTACACATCACCACAACATTTGTCATCAAACGTCTCGTCAACAACAGAACATATCGCAATACAACTGTAGCTACAGGTAAAGTCGCGAATAATGGCGCTTGTTACGACGACAAGTCGCGTATAAAGACGGaaattcgaacatttttatttgaaaaaagtcgCTTTTAACGTCcgaaaaaaagacattttcggTGATTTGCTAACAGGATGTAACGAAGCTGCAggatataaattaatataataattgtaGTATAAAATCGATACTGCCAGCATTCTTTAAAAAGTCGTTCGGAAAGGGACCGATATTCTTTAAAAAGCTCCGACTTTAGCGGCTTAAGAGACAAAtcccaaaaaaattctttttaatatacatatttggcACACCTCCATACATATGTGTTATAATGGTTTTTCTTGGATTTCTATGTAAAACTGCTAAAACATCGCTTTTTATAAGTTTCGGACTGTTAGCGTAATTTTTAGATGAATGCTGGCAACGTCGATTTCCCATTGCAATTACTATAACTAcataaaaagtcaattttctTGAGCCATTTACCGTTACTAAGCAACTAAAACTGCGACTAaaagatttattgaattaaaccATAGAATCTGAGTTTTCTATGTATCGATATATCGTTTTACTTCGGTAAATGGCTCAAAGTTAATGTTTTATAGAAGAATGTACAGAGCAGAGGAATTATCGGGAAAATTCTCGAATTACGAACGAAAACTATATAGGACTGCTCACTAATGCATCAAAGTGGAATACCTCAGTATATATGAATTTTAGAAGGAAATGTTTCGTTCCAGAGTTTTTGGTCATTAAGaggtatatattttaaaattgttttcaaatgtacagggtccgTCATAAAAATGTGATAGTACAAtggcatgtttttttttttttttttaatggaacccaCCTAATTTTTTTGGCACTTTGGGATTTACGCCAAATTTTAAAGTCcgtttatttggaaaatgtcaTGTTTCGTTTCCGAGTTATTCAGGAAAATTCGAATATTTTGATAGGTGCAAAGTCTCGTGGAAATCGGTGCTACACTCTAGCCGCTGCAAATGTCGGAATCGGTCTTCTGGGACAGGACTCCGAGAGGACCTAATAAGGTACATTTTgacgtattttaattaaaaagaaggcCATTCCCATAACTTCCGAAATCGCATGACTTCCAACCCCTACAACTTGCTTGTTTCAAATGGAATGCTCCAATTTTGCCGACGGCGTCGCgttcagaattcaaaaatctacaatttcTACAATATTGCTGAAAACGATCAGCAAAACAAAGAGCGTGCAATCGATCTTTTGGATGCAACATCAATGATTTCTGAAGCATAGAACGGGGTATCACTCCagaaaatcatgatttgttttaaaCATGGAGGTTTAGAACTAACACCAGTAGCTGATAACTTTGGAGAGGAAGACGTTCTTCTTTCTTGCTAAGGTGGCaagaaagataaataataattttgagaGAGAAGATGATGTTCATCTCTCGATGATGAAAACGAAAACCTAGGGAGCAAAGCGCAAACGGAGTGACCACTATACAAAATATCCAAGATGCACGCGATAGAAACTCTGAAATTGGTGAAGACTTTAAACTGTCATCGTAGAAAGCTCCACGAGCCGCAGGAACCTTAAACAGTTTTGCGCTAGAGAGTTATTACTGAAACAAAGGCCTTCAAAGCACACAAAGAACTGAAGTCAGTCCCAtagatgaaaatattttaatttgtttattttagcttacgtttcaaaaaacaaacaaaaattacaaaatatttcaataaataatgtgtTGTTACCATACATACGCGAACATAAATAAGTTAGtagttatattaaattatttacgttttattatttgccTGTTAtagttcataattttttaaataaatgtttgtgtgtgtttttttttatgtttcattAATTATCAAAAGAAACAAGTCCTGATGTAACGACGACCGGATATAACGACCCTTTTTACTCGGTCCCCTAGCCATTCGTTACATCCGACCTCCGTTGTATTTCTTTCGTCCGATGGATTTcgttgatattttcaatttctcttaCCTCCCTTCGTAATTATTTGAATGAGCAGGTGGAGGACAAGTCGATgccaacaatttgaaaatcaatCTGAAATATGGCGGATAGCACGTAAGTCATTTATCAGGCTCTTGCCACAACGCACACAAATATATACAGGAATCGACTAGGATCTATTAGTTGCCCTCCCATAAATTCCGGTTTCCGGTATTTTGAATAGTTCCGCAAACTAGATAAGTGCTTTTTGGCTCAGTGACATATCAGTCGTTTATCTCAGTCGCGTTCTGCATATTAGCCCAATTAATTCTTGTCAGAAGTGAGGATGGTAAATTGTAATCGTTTAGTTTTATCCCTCCGAGATAAATctgtcatattttttaaatttatatagaGAATCGCTGAGCGGGGACCATTTTTTGATAGATTAAACACGTAAAATCCTGCAGCGCAAAGCGCAGCGGTGCTTTACATTTCCGACGAGATTTATTTTACACCATTTTGTTTCCTGCCATATGTTACCCGCTCAAGGAAAgattataaaatatgtatctcTTTTTTATTGCCCAGGACGCCGTAAAGGGCCCTAAACTTTGTAACGTTTAAAATCCAGTTGGCACTTCATAACAAAATGAAGTATGACACACACTTTATTATACGCGAGAAGATGTGCCATTGGAGCGTTGGGGCAAGGCGTGAGAACTTAAGCCTATTTTAAATGCCACAGCCTATCGTTGCGAGACCTAATTAGATACGACATTACCAAGTAAATTGCCTAATCAAAAAACCTATTACTGCGCGGTTTCAAGAGCAACTTTCAAACCCATTGAAAATTAGCTTTATACGTAGATTAATGACATCCCATTTAAATACCTGGATGACGTGAGCAGGAAAATAGAATTCATCAATATTTACGTAAGTTTACTCGAAACCGAATTACCATTATTACCATTCCACGCTGGATTAGTAactataacaataaataaatttcaacaattccGGATTCAGTTGGTTCACTtagactaacctgaactattCACATTAGGTAGTCGGTATGGCTCAGTTGCAATGATGCTGAATTACAAGCGAATAATGATGCAGGGCTATCAGCAACTCCAAAAGATTCATTGAGGCAGCAGTTAAAGATCTGAATGAAGGcaatgataattattattgcagcCCTATGTTCCATAAGCGAGTATGCCCACATACCGGAGGAAACCGGAGTGATTTGGAGCATGAATTCAAACCGGTCATACACATTCATGAACCGGAAGTTCATCGGATTCCGCGTAAAATGAAAGCCGCATGCCATGATGCAGTTATAAGGAATTCTTATGTGTGCTCGGTATGGTGGAAAGTAATATAATCTCGAATAATATGGGCGTGAGGGCAATAGCTCGCTTATGCCGAAGATTCACCGAGAGAAAAATTCCCCTTCATcagaaaatttgtttcaagGGCAAGGAATCGTTCACTTTATGATCTACAAAGAACGAACGAGTGAATTGCTTATTACAAGACGTGTTAGCTGCAAGATTTTTCAGCGGAACGcatagcaaaaaaaatgttttaatcgtGCAGAAATGAAAGGCATTGCCGAACGATTTTGTATACGTTAACGGCAACTTCTAGTACTCAGCTGACAGAAAAGATTGCGTTTCAAATAAACAGTAGAGTCTGAAGCATCTGGAAAATTTGACAAAGAAAATACACTGTCGTTCCAGTTCTtcatattttgtataaaaatgtcACCATTTCTCATATTAGACGGGCAGGGAAAAGGGGCTGCAGACATGAATATTTAAACTGTTCTCTTGTCATCATTTGAGACTATTCCATGTTGACTAAGCGTCGTTTTTCGCGAACTTTAAAGGATTTTCCATCCGTCTGAACACTTGACCAAACAACattcataaacaaatttctccCCGAACTTGAATTCAAGCTTCAACAATGCATTCTGTTTCAGGAATTTATTGTAGATTGTACTGCTATGCTCAGAAGCACGTTAAAAATATCAGAGCAATCACGAGACCCATTGATATTCCTAATTccacctcaaaaaagaaaagcaTGAAGCAGAAAAACAAAGCTCTTCACATCCATCTTCACAACCACCAAAGCTCACCCTATCACGTGAGCGATCACAAAGCGGCCGTCACTGTGGGGATCATAATGGGAGTTTTCCTGATTTGCTGGGTAAGTTTCAGATAGCAGTTTCTCCAAGTTAACTGTAGTTGGGTTCTCTTGCAGGTACCATTCTTTTGCATCAACATCGTTGCTGCTTTCTGCAAAACCTGCATTCCAGAcataactttcaaaattctcaCATGGTTGGGATACTCGAATTCCGCTTTCAATCCCATCATCTATTCGATCTTCAACACTGAATTCCGGGAGGCGTTTAAGCGCATTTTAACGGCCCGGTACCCGGATTGGTGCAATTGCGGCTATCAGTCGGTTTCCCTGAATAACGAAAAGTACGTTACTGACTATGGCACCAAAACCTTGGTAGTGAACACGAGGAGGAACGGTTCCTTCGGTGAATTTTCCAGTGAACACTTGAGTTGTGAGTCAGTGAGGCAAACAAGGGTGAATTCTGCGGCCGACGTCCTGGACGAAGTCAGCGATATTTGACAGGACTACGATCATCTACAGGACACTATGGTGTAGGAATTTGGAAGACTGATGATTCTAAAGAAACAACTTTATGTCTGGCATAGAACAATATTAACGAAGCTGCTGAAGAAGTCATCATCAGCAATTTGTCTCAACTTCTGGTACTGGGTCACTCGGAAGCATCAGTACCTAGAATATAAAGGCTGATTTGTTTCCTTCTGGAGAAACATGTCCAAGTGTAAATAACTAATTTGAAACCATACAGGATGAATTAACAACAGCTGTACATCtgattattgtaattttgcagCACTGACTTGAAATCGTTAAAATTGCTTATATAGACtctattttgcaaaatgatGGATCTACAGGGTAGTCTGAAATTCATGAGCGATAAAGTAAGGATGAACTTCAAGGATTTCACagttaaattctaaatttcgTCATAGCTTCTAAAGTAATTAATATTGCATGAAAAGTAAACTCAATCGTAGACCCTAATAGAATCGCGGTCAAGGATATAGTTagttcaccctgtatactaaatGTGAAATACTCGGTTGACCAAAAATCTATTGGAAGATGAACTTGATAGAGAAATATAATGAAGGTTTATCTATTTCAAATTCTCTACATTGTTAATAacatttctaaatattttcaagaacttAATTGGCAGATCAGCGTCAACTTTTAGTTATCTTAAAATGTTCGAATTTAGAGCCCTttgtataataatgattttttggtAGAAGGAAGTAAAACAGAGACTTCATCCGGCATCCTTCCAATTCACGATtcaataatacaaattaagAAACGAACGGCTGTGAACACGCGACGGTCCTGTGATCAATCACCTTTAATAATACGCTCAAAAAGATCACACAATATTGTTTACTTATCCGAACTCACATTGGCATAAAAGGAGTACGATGATGGAAAGATATTTCAATCTTTTCTGCGGTTCAACGAGGAAAAATGATGAATGAATTGTGTATAAGAGTAAAAGTTTCCTTTTCAAACTGAATTAGCATTGGTTGCCTGAACAGGAAAACCCCTTCTATGCATTTAACACCATTGAGAGGAAAGTTGCTGTAGAGAGGCAAACAAGTGGTCGTCAGTGTTTTGAGGGGAGATTTCCCCAATACGAAActtgaaattaagtttttagagAAACGATAAAGCGAGGCTCTAAGTTCGAACATTTCCCATACAGGATGACATATGCGATTCAATCTTTCTTATATGTGATATATTTTGTACCAGTTTCGGTTAAGTTGCCGCACATAAGTAGTGAAATATTGTACAGATCCCTAAACATACCGTAGCAAACTGTTGACATAAGTGATAAAGGAGGTAAGTTAGCGTAATCTCACTTAAAGCAATTAACAACGAGAGCGAAGAAACACAACACGATTATTTTGTTTAGTGGATGATGTATTTActacaatatttattacaaatatcCATGTTTCGTTTCTGAACGCAAAACAACAATAACGAAGATTAATTAATAGCCAAATTACGTTATATTGAATCATGTTATAAAGGCCTACGTTTCATATCAATATGTGCAGGGTTTTCGTAAACTGGCAATTTATGTAAACGGTATTGTTTGCAATTATTGACAGAGCACCGCCTCGGGTGCACTTACCCAAAGTTGTGTAAACAACTATTAGTGTGATAATAAGTACTAATTTGCCATACAATTCTAACGATATAAACAGATCGTTTCAGTCCCGCACAACCAATCAGCGGCAGGAGATTTGAAACGCCAAGAGATTCTATTGTGCATACCCAGTATATGCCCACCACGACATTTGTCCTTATGCATACCTCGACGTGCTGTAAACCTTCGTAGAACAGGCAGAAAATGACTACCTGACATGGTTGTCCATTTCCAAATGGATCCCACGGTAGACGGCGCAGTTGACGATTTTTGCTGCATGAAAGACAAGAGTTTCGATTTGGTTTGACTTCATCAGGAGCTGTGTAGGCCATAAGTCcgtcattattattattttttaatttgtttttgtccacatacagtcactcaaaaaagtatttgtacaaccgaaaaaaaaattctgtaaaccgtaacttttgactgattttgttcaaattttgtataatgaaaattcaaaccgaaactcaatttgcgtaattgagcaacttttgaaaatttaacttttagagtgctttccagtgtttaaaaaaaactccgttttgaaaacttcttgcgcggtggaaatttttcaatgtggttttaacattcttgtagaggggatttttcttcatatatcctgaaaatttgatcaaaatcgaaccgcaaataagggagttgcagctttttaaagtcgttaaaaatgtcaaagtttcgtcattttgcgcgaaaatcgtcactctttggcgtttttgaaaggctgcaactcccttatttgttgttcgattttgatcaaattttcaggatatatgaagaaaaatcccctctacaagaatgttaaaaccacattgaaaaatttccaccgcgcaagaagttttcaaaacggagttttttttaaacactggaaagcactctaaaagttaaattttcaaaagttgctcaattacgcaaattgagtttcggtttgaattttcattatacaaaatttgaacaaaatcagtcaaaagttacggtttacagaattttttttcggttgtacggatacttttttgagtgactgtatataTTTGACAATTTACGAAAACATTGCAAAAAGCTTTGCTACAGGGTTGTACAAAAGAAAGTGGcatgtaaataaatgtacATAAACATACCTGTCTATAAAAGCTCTCCAGAGCAAATAAGACATATCTTAGCGAATAAACATCTTTCTTTTATACTATGTACCTActtgtaaatatgtattacATGGTCTCAAAAGATGAATTTCACTTacttaaaaaactattttcgtCTACCCGGTAGTTCCCGAGTGGttaaaatgtacaataaaACTCCTTAATGTTTTATACCCTTGGACTGGAAAcatgcaaatatttcattcgTCTGATGATAATTACtgtatatagaaaaatataaatcgaTATTTGATTTGAATATGTTTCATTCCCGAAACTGTCTCAGCGTGCAATAAGAAAATTCCTGATGAGTGCTGAAGCCGAGAAGGTCCCAGAAACGACAACTGTCGAGTTATCCGCCACCCGCTTGCAAAAATTGCTTATCCTAGTTTAACAACTCCTCTGGAGCAATTTACTAATTCCAGTTAATCAACCTTACTGGTTCGACAATAAATAACTTATTAGAGGCTGCTCTCGTAAACCAATTTATGGCATGATCCAgcttaatttaaagttttgttgtAATTAAGCCTCGTCTTAACTATcgaatcgaaaattgtttcgCAAATCGCTTCTGATTACAAATCGATATAAAATGCCTTGAAAAGACTATACAGGGGTTATAAATTCGGTTGTTGGTTAAGCGAAGGCAAAATCGGAACACGTTCGTTTTTAGAGACAAAATTAGCGCACTTATAGagcgaatttttgaaatagtatATTTTCTAGTATGTAGCTACTAAAGGTCGTTGGCGGTGTTTATTGCCAAAAAAGGCAACAATAATTTCAGATTAGAAATTGTTATTCCCTGCGGGAAAaccgttttaattttaatacctTCCTGATCTGCGGAATAATTAAGGAAGATTTAAGAGCAACTAGGAGCGCATTaacagaattaaaatattaattggtGATTTATCGGTCTATAAATGAGATCGGTtaataactttgtttaaggcaTTTCACAGGgtgaaatatctcaaaaaggaAATCGGAAGTTATTGTTATCGAAATCTTCATCCGACATAAATAACCTCGATCTGCTAAACGAGATAGTTGTTTTAAGATTCTATAATAATCTCCAGCGGAACCTGACTTAAATAGGCCTAACTAATCTAGACTATTGGACCATGTCATGTAGCGATAATCCTTATCAGCCCTGAACATAGGGAGTATTAAAATAGCTCTAATCAGAGCTCTACTCCCTAGGGCCACGAACACGGAATTAGGAGTTGCTGTAATTAGAAATTAATGCCTACATAATTTAGTAAATTCAGGTAAAATCGTTCTCTCAGGAAGTGAGGCCCATTAATCAACTTTTACAGGCctgaaagtttgaaatggATGTTGGGACCGAttacttttactttttattgctTTCCCCATTGTGTGATTATGCCGAAAATTAATCGAAACTGTCATATCAAAGTCCCTGGAATATTCCTCTTGCGCTACTTCCTGATGAACTTCCCCAAAAAATTGCTCGGCTATGTGTATCATTTTCATATGCGTTCATTAATAGAACTAGTTTCAAATACGAATTAATTAAGTCAGACGTTGAAAAGGTTTCTTCGGCATGAGCGACAAACTGTAGAGTAACAGCGCAGGTCGTGCAGTcatcaaataattttgttacgTAAGTAGCCCTGCAATAAGTCTTCTCTCGGCAAAGTAGTTCACACGAGTGCGTTCATTACTAGAAAACTGTAGAGCCAGTGCAAAGTAAAGCAATTTCAAAAGGACATGAAACTTTGCGCTATACACTTGCAGAAgttgtaaataatgaaattacagAAAACGATTGGTGAAACCCCATCTAAAGACATTGTAAATCTCTTACACTTTACGAGATATTGGAATTTGGGGGGAGGTGGGGGCGATCGTCCGTAAGACCCGTAAGACCTACATTGGCCAGAAGTTAATCAACCAGCATTGGGTCTGGCAACTTTACTATACTATATCCAAAGAGATTGACTGCATATGAAcaaaatgtgtattttttttatttagggtCTTGCATGCAGAGTTGCGGATATTGATCGATCGATTCCGCGAACGGTGATGTTAGCTAAGTAAGAAAATGTGTCTTGCAAAGGCTCATTTCTTATTAAATCGTTTGTGAATTTGACACCGAAAATGCATAACATTTTTGCTAATACCAATTAAAACTTATCAAACCGATATAAATTAcgaaaatctccaaaaaagTGCTGCAGATTCatgcttattaatttgaattcgATGGATCATGATATTTGCGCTACGAAGTCAGATGATGCTGAACACTCCACGAAGAATGAACTTATTCACTGTCTGAAAGCAATCAGTCCCAAATCATCTTTATTGGTGGTTACCAAAACCTGCGCGCGCAACAacatttgcttatttcaacgatatcctctttaaaaaaatctttgggACTCTtgttctataatttttttttatacaccGAATATCAGTCGCAAATTAAGCACACGTTTAGAAAGCAAAAGGCAACTGTCATAATGACTATTATTACAGAATAATGTATCTCTGGAAAAGGCCTTACTGCACCCAGTACCGGCTTTACGGGGAGGCAAGCTTGGATGGCTACTCATGACGGTAAACCAGGCAGGGTCGCAGTTTTCCTGGAGGGTAGGGggaggtaattaaaaatttctcccaGGGCACCAGACTTGCTAGACCGGTCTTGGCTGCACCAAAACTAACTTCTAATCCACGACCCTTCTGAAGCGTGTCTCCTCAAGTATCGTATCCTCAAACATATTACTGCCCACACCATATGAGATACTAAGACGTGGTGGTTTTAGAAATATTCGTCTTCCAAaggaaaaatcataaaattcttctctttattttatttgtctcTATTCAACtgcaatttatttcaatttgagTTATCGGGTTGGACAACGTATATTCAGCAGATACGTGGGCAAGTAATGTGTCTGATGTATGGCTACTTCTGTTATATCTACGAAACTGGCAAACTTGTTGTAAAATCTCACTTTTTGTTATAGTTAAGACAAATAGAGCTTCGTGCAGAACAAATGTTCCGTGGACGCTTATTAGCCGCAAGAATGTTATTTTTGGACAATGTTGCAAGCAACGAAAAGACCTTTGGGGAATAAAGCGTTAATTGGGCCAACTTTATTTGAAGGAAAATCACatattcaaaaactttttaaatttccccTGATTTCACACATTATTGGGaatgtaaatatgtatattaattttttgctgcGCTTTTTGCTCGTTACAGAGTTATGTAAGaatttgtgtttaaattttagaagCATACAGAGTGTCCAATTTAAAGTTATGATTAAAGAGCACTCAAAAATGGTacattgtatgaaaaaaagtttcaaataaaagttgtccggtaaagaggggaacatgtcatgaagatagtAACTTTTAGCCAAAGTGTCATTATGAGGTCATTTTAAGGGCAACCTCTGTTTTTAAACGGCAACTCCGTATTTTTCTTACAgatctaaaaatatatcatttaagaaaatatatattttttgtggtTCTTCCATGACGGGCCACGCCACTGAGACATACGCATTAGGCACAATTTTAAGCCAGAATCATTGGAAAAAATGCTAGTTTGTTATCTTATTcagaagcaatttaaataccgaaaaaatttttcgcatttattttccatttttcaaatagcaaTATGGTGGCTCATTGCGATTTTCTAAAACACTATTTCGTCACAAATGTTTTTATACCAAATACAAAGTATGTTCGTTTAGAAGTGAACcgttaattcattaaaaaccttcaaatttagaaaaaaaacttccaaattacagaacaaaaaaataaaatgtttctacttatagaattgtttttttttcttcttcattagcATTTAGCGTTTTCACTttatccattaatttttttaaatattcgcAACTTGGATGGTTTCTATGTGGCAACCTTTCCGCGTAAAGTCGCTCAGTGTCAGAAGGCTGttcacattttccaaatactTACagcatataaattttttcagaaaaaaaatattttttaaaattacatatttttatactaaaatttacctctagattccaaaaaattttaaatttatagggcattacgtttaaaaatcgaaagttcaGGTAACTTCCGGTTAAGCTGGACGCACTTAATAAACGTTATTAATGTCAATCCATCGACTCTATCCGCACATAGGGTCTCTCCACATTTCCactttctaagtttaaaaacaaaaaaattataagggCCAACCACCTtcttgaatcaccctgtataaccaaAATTATCGTTCGTATGAAAAAAtccattagtttttttttataggacATTTCATTGGCTGCAACTTTAGttcttttgactttttttgtaaatgtggTGGGTTCCGAGATATTCACAAAAACCGAATTTTACGCAAAACATATTTACTAAGTcaaatattgatcatttgtttaACTCTCTTAACACGTACGACTGCCACTTCATGAAAATTATCcataaagaataattttttacaaatgagTCACGTAGTTCTCAACGTGTTTAAAcaataatgtgtttttaaattcagcTGTCTTACGGGAACGTGAAGTGAAAAGGGGGGTGTTGGGTAGGATAACTAAAACGTgcttttaatgtatttttagttttctaaAGGGTACCACATCACAtgtgtcaaatatttttcttgcacaGAAGCCACGCTAAcattttagtttgtttttaaGTTCGTTCGAATAAGGAATTCCATGCAAAAAGAGATTCGGAGCAAAGATAAGTGGGAAGAGAGCATAAAACATATACGAtaaaattgcgtttttttatgaatatctCGGAAAGCACTGCatttgtgaaaaaagttgtaagAACTAAAGTTGTAGCCAATGaaatttcctataaaaaaGTGTAATGGATTTTTTCATAACAGTGATAGTTTCGTTTAcatagggtgttccaaaaataTACCGACAAACTTTGAAGGGTAATGAGGATGTCAATACAAACGTTTCTCTTCAATAAACATACGCACGCTAATGAGCCCTTTAGGCAAAAAAGGGCAATGTgcttttaataattatgatcacttttttgttcttattgggctttgttttattgataaataaacgaTAACTTATAATATTTGTTCGAAACGTTGCTTCAAAACAAAGATTGCACCGTCGGTTCATTGACTCGTGAACCCTATGGAATATATCAGgaataatttctaaattcGTTCAATTGGCCGTTATTTTCGCTAAGAGATCTGCCTCATT carries:
- the LOC136343224 gene encoding dopamine receptor 1-like — protein: MDFYTIMENNTDITDTEDRMSASDYRIINNVTIVEFEESDKDTVTMMSILLVGVFLSLLIFLSVAGNILVCIAIYTDRGLRRIGNLFLASLAIADLFVASLVMTFAGVNDLLGYWIFGSKFCDTWIAFDVMCSTASILNLCAISLDRYIHIKDPLRYGRWVTRRVALATIATIWLLAALISFVPIMLGLHRPSQPFVIESGGQNYPTCALDLTPTYAVVSSCISFYVPCIVMLGIYCRLYCYAQKHVKNIRAITRPIDIPNSTSKKKSMKQKNKALHIHLHNHQSSPYHVSDHKAAVTVGIIMGVFLICWVPFFCINIVAAFCKTCIPDITFKILTWLGYSNSAFNPIIYSIFNTEFREAFKRILTARYPDWCNCGYQSVSLNNEKYVTDYGTKTLVVNTRRNGSFGEFSSEHLSCESVRQTRVNSAADVLDEVSDI